Proteins encoded together in one Kutzneria kofuensis window:
- a CDS encoding sugar ABC transporter ATP-binding protein, with translation MEVALADASLSFGAVQALRGVSLTLTPGRAHALLGENGAGKSTLIKVLAGVHRPDSGQLLLDGAPARFASPADAKAAGVAVIYQEPTLFGDLSVAENVAMGRHPTRRGGMVDTAAMREQAELLFERLGVDIDPKRPARGLSIADQQLVEIAKALGSDARVIIMDEPTAALSGTEVARLFGVVGALREHGAAVLFVSHRIDEVFELCQDATVLRDGGFVWSGPLSEQTPDGIVRLMVGRELDALFPKQDVEAGDTVLSVRRLTREGVFTDVSFDVRAGEILALAGLVGAGRSEIARAVFGVDKPDGGEVLVRGKRIRPGSPGAAMGAGIGFVPEDRRQQGLVLEASIERNAALASLNRLSRFGFLRSADERSLARDWAVKLQLKFARLTDPVGVLSGGNQQKVVLAKWLSRQPTVLIVDEPTRGIDVGTKAEVHRLLSELAAQGVAILMISSELPEVLGMADRVLVVREGRLVGEFGRDEADEERIVLAATGVAAG, from the coding sequence GTGGAGGTCGCCCTGGCGGACGCCAGCTTGTCCTTCGGCGCGGTGCAGGCGCTGCGCGGGGTCTCGCTGACGCTGACTCCGGGCCGGGCGCACGCGCTGCTGGGGGAGAACGGCGCCGGCAAGTCCACACTGATCAAGGTCCTGGCCGGCGTGCACCGGCCGGACTCCGGGCAGCTGCTGCTGGACGGCGCGCCGGCCCGGTTCGCCTCGCCCGCCGACGCCAAGGCGGCCGGCGTGGCCGTGATCTACCAGGAGCCGACCCTGTTCGGCGACCTGTCCGTGGCCGAGAACGTGGCGATGGGCCGGCATCCGACCCGCCGCGGCGGCATGGTCGACACCGCCGCCATGCGCGAGCAGGCCGAGCTGCTGTTCGAGCGGCTCGGCGTGGACATCGACCCGAAGCGGCCGGCCCGCGGCCTGTCCATCGCCGACCAGCAGCTGGTGGAGATCGCCAAGGCGCTGGGCTCGGACGCCCGCGTGATCATCATGGACGAGCCGACGGCGGCGCTGTCCGGGACCGAGGTGGCCCGGCTGTTCGGCGTGGTCGGGGCGCTGCGGGAGCACGGCGCGGCGGTGCTGTTCGTGTCGCACCGCATCGACGAGGTCTTCGAGCTGTGCCAGGACGCGACCGTGCTGCGCGACGGCGGCTTCGTCTGGTCCGGCCCGCTGTCCGAGCAGACGCCGGACGGCATTGTGCGGCTGATGGTCGGCCGCGAGCTGGATGCCTTGTTCCCCAAGCAGGACGTCGAGGCCGGCGACACCGTGCTGTCGGTGCGCCGACTCACTCGGGAAGGCGTGTTCACGGACGTCTCCTTCGACGTTCGCGCGGGTGAGATCCTGGCGCTGGCCGGGCTGGTCGGGGCCGGCCGCAGCGAGATCGCGCGGGCGGTGTTCGGCGTCGACAAGCCGGACGGCGGCGAGGTTCTGGTGCGGGGCAAGCGGATCCGTCCCGGCTCGCCCGGCGCGGCGATGGGCGCCGGCATCGGCTTCGTGCCGGAGGACCGGCGGCAGCAGGGGCTGGTGCTGGAGGCGTCGATCGAACGCAACGCCGCGCTGGCATCGCTGAACCGGTTGTCCCGCTTCGGCTTCCTGCGCAGCGCCGACGAGCGGTCGCTGGCGAGGGACTGGGCCGTCAAGCTCCAGCTGAAGTTCGCCCGGCTCACCGACCCCGTCGGCGTGCTGTCCGGCGGCAACCAGCAGAAGGTCGTGCTGGCCAAGTGGCTGTCCCGGCAGCCGACGGTGCTCATCGTGGACGAGCCGACGCGCGGCATCGACGTCGGCACCAAGGCCGAGGTGCACCGGCTGCTGTCCGAGCTGGCGGCGCAGGGCGTGGCGATCCTGATGATCTCCTCCGAGCTGCCGGAGGTGCTCGGCATGGCCGACCGGGTGCTGGTCGTCCGGGAGGGGCGGCTGGTCGGGGAGTTCGGCCGGGACGAGGCGGACGAGGAGCGGATCGTGTT